One region of Enterobacter ludwigii genomic DNA includes:
- the trpL gene encoding trp operon leader peptide, translating into MTAHFTLHGWWRTS; encoded by the coding sequence ATGACAGCACATTTCACTCTGCACGGTTGGTGGCGCACTTCCTGA
- the trpCF gene encoding bifunctional indole-3-glycerol-phosphate synthase TrpC/phosphoribosylanthranilate isomerase TrpF, producing the protein MQTVLAKIVADKAIWVEARKQQQPLASFQNDVVPSSRRFYDALQGARTAFILECKKASPSKGVIRDDFDPARIAGIYKHHASAISVLTDEKYFQGSFDSLPIVSGIAPQPILCKDFIIDPYQIWLARFYQADACLLMLSVLDDEQYRQLSAVAHSLNMGVLTEVSNEEELERAIALEARVVGINNRDLRDLSIDLNRTRQLAPCLGSGVTVISESGINSYAQVRELSHFANGFLIGSAMMEHDDLNAAVRRVLLGENKVCGLTREQDARAAYDAGAIYGGLIFVDSSPRVVSVEQAREVIAAAPLSYVGVFRNADITDVAAKADALSLSAVQLHGDEDQAYIDALRTVLAPQVQIWKAQSVGDTLPARNLTHVDKYVLDNGQGGTGQRFDWSLLNGEKLDNVLLAGGLSPDNCVEAAKTGCAGLDFNSGVESQPGIKDASKLASVFKTLRAY; encoded by the coding sequence ATGCAGACCGTTTTAGCGAAAATCGTTGCCGATAAGGCCATCTGGGTGGAAGCACGCAAGCAACAACAGCCGCTTGCCAGTTTCCAGAACGACGTCGTCCCGAGCAGCCGTCGTTTCTATGACGCCCTGCAGGGCGCGCGCACCGCGTTTATTCTTGAGTGCAAAAAAGCGTCCCCGTCTAAAGGCGTTATTCGTGACGATTTCGACCCGGCGCGTATTGCCGGCATTTATAAGCATCATGCGTCAGCCATCTCGGTGCTGACGGATGAGAAATATTTCCAGGGCAGCTTTGATTCTCTGCCCATCGTCAGCGGCATCGCACCACAGCCGATTCTGTGCAAAGACTTTATTATCGATCCGTATCAAATCTGGCTGGCGCGCTTTTACCAGGCTGACGCCTGCCTGCTGATGCTCTCGGTGCTAGACGACGAACAGTATCGCCAGCTTTCTGCCGTGGCACACAGTCTGAACATGGGCGTGCTGACAGAAGTCAGTAATGAAGAAGAACTGGAACGCGCGATTGCGCTGGAAGCCAGAGTGGTCGGCATTAACAACCGCGATCTTCGCGACCTGTCGATCGACCTCAACCGCACCCGCCAGCTCGCGCCGTGTCTGGGCTCCGGTGTGACGGTGATCAGCGAGTCCGGTATTAACAGCTACGCGCAGGTACGTGAGTTGAGCCACTTCGCCAACGGTTTCCTGATTGGCTCCGCCATGATGGAACATGACGACCTCAACGCTGCGGTGCGCCGGGTGTTGCTGGGTGAAAACAAAGTATGCGGTTTGACCCGCGAACAGGATGCCCGGGCTGCGTATGACGCGGGGGCGATTTACGGCGGGCTGATTTTTGTCGATTCATCTCCACGAGTTGTCAGCGTAGAACAGGCGCGCGAGGTGATAGCGGCAGCGCCGCTCAGCTATGTCGGCGTTTTCCGCAATGCGGATATCACGGACGTGGCGGCAAAAGCCGACGCTTTATCCCTGAGCGCGGTCCAGCTCCACGGTGATGAAGATCAGGCGTATATAGACGCTCTGCGTACCGTGCTGGCACCGCAGGTGCAGATCTGGAAAGCCCAGAGCGTAGGCGACACCCTGCCAGCGCGTAATCTTACTCATGTTGATAAATACGTGCTGGATAACGGCCAGGGCGGCACAGGTCAGCGTTTTGACTGGTCGCTGCTGAATGGTGAAAAGCTGGACAACGTCCTGCTGGCGGGCGGATTAAGCCCGGATAACTGCGTTGAAGCCGCCAAAACGGGCTGCGCAGGCCTCGATTTCAATTCAGGCGTAGAGTCGCAACCGGGTATCAAAGATGCCAGCAAGCTGGCCTCGGTATTTAAAACTCTGCGTGCATATTAA
- the yedF gene encoding sulfurtransferase-like selenium metabolism protein YedF — MKEIVPDYRLDMVGEPCPYPAVATLEALPQLKKGEILEVVSDCPQSINNIPLDAKNHGYTVLDIQQDGPTIRYLIQK; from the coding sequence ATGAAAGAGATCGTGCCTGATTATCGCCTGGATATGGTCGGCGAACCCTGCCCCTATCCGGCAGTTGCCACACTTGAAGCGCTTCCGCAGCTCAAAAAAGGTGAAATTCTGGAAGTGGTGAGTGACTGTCCGCAGTCCATCAACAATATTCCGCTGGATGCCAAAAACCACGGTTACACGGTGTTAGATATCCAGCAGGACGGACCGACCATCCGCTATTTAATTCAGAAATAA
- the yedE gene encoding selenium metabolism membrane protein YedE/FdhT, producing the protein MSWQYFKQTYLVKFWSPVPAVIAAGILSTYYFGITGTFWAVTGEFTRWGGQLLQLAGAHTEEWGYFKLIHLDGTPLTRIDGMMIMGMFGGCLAAALWANNVKLRLPKSRIRILQAIVGGMIAGFGARLAMGCNLAAFFTGIPQFSLHAWFFAVATAIGSYFGAKFTLLPLFRIPVKMVKVSAASPLTQKPSQARRRFRLGMLVFFAMLAWALCTALNQPKLGLAMLFGVGFGLLIERAQICFTSAFRDMWITGRTMMAKAIIAGMAVSAIGIFSYVQLGVEPKIMWAGPNAVIGGLLFGFGIVLAGGCETGWMYRAVEGQVHYWWVGLGNVIGSTILAYFWDDLSPVLATNWDKVNLLSTFGPLGGLLVTYGLLLAAFLLVVAQEKRFFRRATVKTQTQENAA; encoded by the coding sequence ATGTCATGGCAATACTTTAAACAGACTTACCTGGTTAAGTTCTGGTCACCTGTACCGGCCGTTATCGCGGCGGGGATCCTTTCTACCTACTATTTCGGCATTACCGGCACCTTCTGGGCCGTCACCGGCGAGTTCACGCGCTGGGGTGGGCAACTGCTACAACTGGCTGGGGCACATACCGAAGAGTGGGGTTACTTTAAACTCATTCATCTGGACGGCACACCGCTCACCCGCATTGATGGGATGATGATCATGGGTATGTTCGGCGGATGTTTAGCTGCGGCGCTATGGGCAAATAACGTCAAGCTGAGGCTGCCTAAAAGCCGAATCCGTATTCTGCAGGCGATTGTCGGCGGCATGATTGCCGGCTTCGGCGCGCGTCTGGCGATGGGGTGCAACCTTGCCGCCTTCTTCACTGGTATTCCTCAGTTTTCACTGCATGCCTGGTTTTTTGCTGTCGCCACGGCCATCGGCTCTTACTTTGGCGCAAAATTTACCCTTCTCCCGTTGTTCCGTATTCCGGTCAAAATGGTCAAGGTGAGTGCGGCTTCTCCACTGACGCAAAAGCCCTCTCAGGCCCGTCGCCGCTTCCGCCTGGGTATGTTGGTCTTTTTCGCCATGCTGGCGTGGGCGCTGTGTACAGCCCTGAACCAGCCGAAACTCGGTCTGGCGATGCTGTTTGGCGTGGGTTTTGGCCTTCTCATTGAACGCGCACAGATCTGCTTTACTTCGGCGTTTCGCGATATGTGGATCACCGGCCGCACGATGATGGCGAAAGCGATTATCGCCGGGATGGCGGTCAGTGCCATCGGTATCTTCAGCTATGTTCAGTTGGGGGTCGAACCGAAAATCATGTGGGCAGGTCCTAACGCGGTGATTGGCGGTCTGCTGTTTGGCTTCGGGATCGTGCTGGCTGGCGGGTGTGAAACCGGCTGGATGTACCGCGCCGTTGAGGGTCAGGTGCATTACTGGTGGGTGGGTCTGGGAAATGTTATCGGCTCGACGATACTGGCTTACTTCTGGGACGACCTCTCCCCTGTGCTTGCCACCAACTGGGACAAGGTGAATCTGCTGAGCACCTTCGGCCCCCTCGGCGGTCTGCTGGTCACTTATGGTCTGCTGCTGGCAGCCTTTTTACTGGTTGTCGCACAGGAAAAACGTTTCTTCCGCAGAGCCACTGTTAAAACCCAAACGCAGGAGAATGCCGCATGA
- a CDS encoding transcriptional regulator yields the protein MLRNFIFGWEECDLSIYRQAYATYGGSVCTHPDVLTYLSSKRNKEIKFFCRKKDGIVVSSIYSINGSLNLYSKSHPFVFEDIILPSATHSKSFLPVRTKKLSPLQKSSFINSFSSKMLNDEICHMKPLFSTKTVRKRNGERSRFLKLGGEILDVNNLSTDEICDSYIDLFNVRWRGKVSPYPRENLLDAINSLRHMIFGSALAINKKIIAIDLIFKTECPGWIYFDDINGGYDPQYNNIGAGSILLWENYNRARELCEQNEKKIIFSLGKYFSGMEYKKQWCNISPLRCVF from the coding sequence ATGTTGAGAAATTTCATTTTTGGCTGGGAAGAATGTGACCTGAGTATTTACCGTCAGGCATATGCTACTTATGGCGGTAGTGTATGCACACATCCGGATGTGCTAACTTATCTTTCGAGCAAACGAAATAAAGAAATCAAGTTCTTTTGCAGAAAAAAAGATGGCATTGTCGTTTCATCAATTTATTCTATTAATGGGTCACTGAATCTCTACTCAAAATCACATCCTTTTGTTTTTGAGGATATAATTTTACCCAGCGCCACCCATTCAAAATCCTTTCTTCCCGTCAGGACGAAAAAGCTTTCACCACTACAGAAAAGTTCATTCATCAACTCCTTCAGCAGTAAAATGCTGAATGATGAGATATGTCACATGAAACCGCTATTTTCTACAAAAACGGTTAGAAAAAGAAATGGGGAAAGGAGTCGTTTTCTCAAGCTTGGAGGTGAAATACTGGATGTGAACAATCTTTCCACTGACGAGATTTGCGACAGTTACATAGACTTGTTTAATGTTCGCTGGCGCGGCAAAGTATCGCCCTACCCAAGAGAAAATCTACTGGATGCCATTAATAGCTTGAGACATATGATTTTTGGATCCGCACTCGCAATCAATAAGAAAATCATAGCCATTGATTTAATATTTAAAACCGAATGCCCCGGGTGGATTTACTTCGACGACATCAATGGAGGATACGACCCTCAATACAACAATATTGGTGCGGGAAGCATCTTGCTTTGGGAAAATTATAATCGAGCCAGAGAACTGTGTGAGCAGAATGAGAAAAAAATCATTTTCTCTCTTGGGAAATACTTCAGCGGAATGGAGTATAAAAAACAGTGGTGCAACATTAGTCCATTGAGGTGTGTATTTTAA
- the trpB gene encoding tryptophan synthase subunit beta, which yields MTTLLNPYFGEFGGMYVPQILMPALRQLEEAFVSAQKDPAFQAEFTDLLKNYAGRPTALTKCRNLTEGTKTTLYLKREDLLHGGAHKTNQVLGQALLAKRMGKTEIIAETGAGQHGVASALASALLGLKCHIYMGAKDVERQSPNVFRMRLMGAEVIPVHSGSATLKDACNEALRDWSGSYETAHYMLGTAAGPHPFPTIVREFQRMIGEETKAQILEKEGRLPDAVIACVGGGSNAIGMFADFIDDTRVGLIGVEPAGHGIETGEHGAPLKHGRVGIYFGMKSPMMQTDEGQIEESYSISAGLDFPSVGPQHAYLNSIGRADYVSITDDEALEAFKTLCRSEGIIPALESSHALAHALKMMKENPEKEQLLVVNLSGRGDKDIFTVHDILKARGEI from the coding sequence ATGACGACATTACTAAACCCTTATTTTGGTGAGTTCGGTGGGATGTACGTCCCGCAAATCCTGATGCCCGCTCTGCGCCAGCTGGAAGAGGCGTTTGTCAGCGCGCAGAAGGATCCGGCATTTCAGGCTGAATTTACTGACCTGCTGAAAAACTATGCTGGTCGTCCAACGGCGCTGACCAAGTGTCGTAACCTGACCGAAGGCACCAAAACGACGCTGTACCTCAAGCGTGAAGATTTGCTGCACGGCGGCGCGCACAAAACTAACCAGGTGTTGGGTCAGGCGCTGCTCGCCAAACGTATGGGTAAAACCGAAATCATCGCCGAGACCGGCGCGGGTCAACACGGTGTGGCCTCTGCTCTCGCCAGCGCCCTGCTCGGTCTGAAATGCCACATTTATATGGGCGCAAAAGACGTTGAACGTCAGTCGCCGAACGTGTTCCGTATGCGTCTGATGGGTGCAGAAGTGATCCCGGTTCACAGTGGTTCAGCCACGCTGAAAGATGCCTGTAACGAAGCGCTGCGCGACTGGTCTGGCAGCTATGAAACCGCGCACTATATGCTCGGTACCGCTGCGGGCCCGCACCCGTTCCCGACTATCGTACGTGAATTCCAGCGCATGATTGGTGAAGAGACCAAAGCGCAGATCCTTGAAAAAGAGGGTCGACTGCCGGATGCGGTGATCGCCTGCGTCGGCGGTGGATCTAACGCTATCGGCATGTTTGCCGATTTCATCGACGACACCCGCGTTGGCCTGATTGGCGTTGAGCCTGCTGGTCATGGAATTGAAACGGGTGAGCATGGTGCGCCACTGAAGCATGGCCGCGTTGGGATCTACTTCGGTATGAAGTCCCCGATGATGCAGACCGACGAAGGCCAGATTGAAGAATCATACTCTATCTCAGCGGGCCTGGATTTCCCGTCGGTTGGGCCACAGCATGCGTACCTGAACAGCATTGGTCGTGCGGATTATGTTTCCATTACCGATGATGAAGCGCTGGAAGCATTTAAAACATTGTGTCGCAGCGAAGGGATTATCCCGGCGCTGGAGTCATCTCACGCACTGGCACACGCGCTGAAAATGATGAAAGAAAACCCGGAGAAAGAGCAGCTGCTGGTGGTTAACCTTTCCGGTCGCGGTGACAAAGATATCTTCACCGTTCACGATATTCTGAAAGCACGAGGGGAAATCTGA
- the trpA gene encoding tryptophan synthase subunit alpha: MERYDNAFAELKSRQEGAFVPFVTLGDPGPEQSLRIIDALIEAGADALELGIPFSDPLADGPTIQNATLRAFAAGVTPTQCFEMLAAIRQKHPTIPIGLLMYANLVFNRGIDEFYAECARVGVDSVLVADVPVEESAPFRQAAMRHNVAPIFICPPNADDELLCQIASYGRGYTYLLSRAGVTGAENKAALPLHHLVEKLAEYHAAPPLQGFGISSPEQVSAAIEAKAAGAISGSAIVKIIEKNVDKPEQMLAELKTFVSAMKAATRRA; the protein is encoded by the coding sequence ATGGAACGTTACGATAACGCATTTGCAGAACTGAAATCCCGCCAGGAAGGCGCGTTCGTTCCCTTCGTTACCCTGGGCGACCCGGGCCCGGAACAGTCGCTGAGGATTATTGATGCCCTGATTGAAGCCGGTGCCGATGCGCTGGAGCTGGGTATCCCGTTCTCTGACCCGCTGGCGGATGGCCCAACCATTCAGAATGCGACGCTGCGCGCCTTTGCGGCGGGCGTAACGCCAACCCAGTGCTTTGAGATGCTGGCCGCCATTCGACAGAAACACCCGACAATCCCAATCGGCCTGCTAATGTACGCCAACCTGGTGTTTAACCGCGGGATCGATGAGTTCTATGCCGAGTGCGCACGCGTAGGTGTTGATTCTGTACTGGTGGCGGATGTGCCGGTTGAGGAATCTGCACCGTTTCGCCAGGCAGCAATGCGCCACAACGTTGCCCCGATTTTCATCTGCCCACCGAATGCTGATGACGAGCTGCTGTGCCAGATTGCCTCTTACGGTCGCGGGTATACCTACCTGCTCTCCCGTGCGGGCGTGACCGGTGCCGAAAATAAAGCCGCACTGCCGCTGCATCATCTGGTAGAAAAGCTGGCTGAATACCATGCCGCACCGCCGCTGCAGGGATTCGGGATTTCCTCTCCTGAACAGGTCTCGGCAGCGATTGAAGCAAAAGCAGCAGGGGCGATTTCCGGCTCGGCTATTGTCAAAATCATCGAGAAGAACGTTGATAAGCCCGAGCAGATGCTGGCCGAACTGAAAACATTCGTAAGCGCAATGAAAGCCGCAACCCGAAGAGCATAA
- the uspF gene encoding universal stress protein UspF → MFNSILVPVDISESRLTEQVIPYVQANAAISNGKVHFLTVVPSLPYYSSLGLAYSVEMPKLAEIQQEALEKLNEMVKQFNLPADRVQTHAISGAPKDQILKLADSINADLIIIASHRPDITTYLLGSNAAVVVRHAKCPVLVVR, encoded by the coding sequence ATGTTTAATTCGATTCTTGTTCCTGTCGATATCTCTGAGAGTCGCCTGACCGAACAGGTGATCCCTTATGTACAGGCAAACGCAGCAATCAGTAACGGTAAAGTTCATTTTCTGACGGTCGTTCCCTCTTTACCCTACTACTCCTCTCTTGGGCTGGCCTATTCCGTTGAGATGCCAAAACTTGCGGAAATACAGCAGGAGGCGCTGGAGAAACTTAATGAGATGGTTAAGCAGTTCAATCTGCCCGCAGACCGCGTTCAGACACATGCCATTTCAGGCGCGCCTAAAGATCAGATCCTGAAACTGGCCGACAGTATCAACGCAGACCTGATCATTATTGCCTCTCATCGGCCTGATATTACTACCTATCTCTTAGGCTCAAACGCGGCAGTCGTTGTCCGCCACGCAAAATGTCCGGTGCTGGTTGTGCGCTAG
- the trpD gene encoding bifunctional anthranilate synthase glutamate amidotransferase component TrpG/anthranilate phosphoribosyltransferase TrpD, which yields MADILLLDNIDSFTYNLADQLRANGHNVVIYRNHVPAQTLIDRLATMQNPVLMLSPGPGAPSEAGCMPELLTRMRGKLPIIGICLGHQAIVEAYGGYVGQAGEILHGKASSIEHDGQAMFAGLPNPLPVARYHSLVGSNIPAGLTINASFEGMVMAVRHDADRVCGMQFHPESILTSNGARLLEQTLDWALQKLEQTNTLQPILEKLYQAQTLSQQESHQLFSAVVRGELKPEQLAAALVSMKVRGESPQEIAGAATALLENAAPFPRPDYPFADIVGTGGDGSNSINISTASAFVAAACGLKVAKHGNRSVSSRSGSSDLLAAFGINLDMNAERSREALDDLGVCFLFAPKYHTGFRHAMPVRQQLKTRTLFNVLGPLINPAHPPLALIGVYSPELVLPIAETLRVLGYQRAAVVHSGGMDEVSLHAPTLVAELRDGEILSYQLEAADFGLAPYHQEALAGGTPEENRDILTRLLQGKGEVAHEAAVAANVAMLMRLHGEEDLKANVQKVLDVLRSGAAYDRVTALAARG from the coding sequence ATGGCTGACATTCTGCTGCTCGATAATATCGACTCCTTTACTTATAACCTTGCAGATCAGCTGCGTGCGAATGGTCATAACGTCGTTATCTACCGCAACCACGTGCCGGCACAGACGCTGATTGACCGACTGGCCACCATGCAAAACCCGGTGTTGATGCTCTCTCCAGGACCCGGTGCACCGAGTGAAGCTGGCTGTATGCCAGAACTGCTGACGCGTATGCGCGGAAAGCTGCCGATTATCGGTATCTGTCTCGGCCACCAGGCCATTGTGGAAGCCTATGGCGGCTACGTCGGCCAGGCGGGCGAAATTCTGCACGGCAAAGCGTCCAGCATAGAACATGACGGTCAGGCGATGTTTGCCGGGTTGCCTAACCCACTCCCGGTGGCGCGCTACCACTCGCTGGTGGGGAGCAACATTCCAGCCGGGCTGACCATTAACGCCTCGTTTGAAGGGATGGTGATGGCGGTGCGTCATGATGCGGATCGCGTCTGCGGTATGCAGTTCCACCCGGAATCGATTCTGACCTCTAACGGTGCTCGTCTGCTGGAACAAACTCTCGACTGGGCGTTACAGAAGCTGGAACAGACTAATACCCTTCAGCCGATTCTGGAAAAACTGTACCAGGCGCAGACCCTGAGCCAGCAGGAAAGCCATCAGCTCTTCTCCGCCGTGGTTCGCGGCGAGCTGAAACCTGAACAGCTTGCTGCTGCACTGGTGAGCATGAAAGTGCGCGGTGAAAGCCCGCAGGAGATCGCCGGTGCCGCTACGGCCCTGCTGGAAAATGCCGCTCCGTTCCCGCGCCCGGACTATCCGTTTGCCGATATTGTTGGCACCGGCGGTGACGGCAGCAACAGCATCAACATCTCTACCGCCAGCGCCTTCGTGGCGGCGGCGTGTGGTTTGAAAGTCGCGAAACACGGTAACCGCAGCGTTTCCAGCCGGTCAGGCTCTTCCGATTTGCTCGCCGCATTTGGTATTAATCTCGATATGAACGCCGAGCGTTCCCGTGAAGCGCTGGATGACCTGGGTGTCTGTTTCCTGTTTGCGCCGAAGTACCACACCGGTTTCCGCCACGCGATGCCGGTTCGTCAGCAGCTCAAAACCCGTACGCTGTTTAACGTACTGGGGCCACTTATCAACCCGGCTCATCCGCCGCTGGCGCTGATTGGCGTCTATAGCCCGGAACTGGTGCTGCCGATTGCTGAGACACTGCGTGTTCTGGGATATCAACGTGCCGCCGTGGTCCACAGTGGAGGAATGGATGAGGTGTCGCTGCATGCGCCAACGCTGGTAGCCGAACTGCGCGACGGCGAGATCCTGAGTTATCAGCTGGAAGCCGCCGACTTCGGTTTAGCGCCATATCACCAGGAAGCGCTGGCAGGCGGTACGCCGGAAGAAAACCGTGACATTCTGACGCGCTTATTACAAGGTAAAGGAGAGGTCGCTCATGAGGCCGCCGTTGCTGCCAACGTCGCCATGCTGATGCGTTTGCACGGTGAGGAAGACCTGAAGGCCAACGTTCAAAAAGTTCTGGATGTACTGCGCTCTGGTGCAGCTTACGATCGCGTTACCGCACTTGCGGCAAGAGGGTAA
- a CDS encoding anthranilate synthase component 1 → MQTAKPHLELLTREAAYRHNPTALFHQVCGARPATLLLESADIDSKDDLKSLLLVDSALRITALGDTVTIKALSENGESLLPLLDAALPAGIENERHPEMRVLHFPPVSQLLDEDARLCSLSVFDAFRLLQNLVSVPENEREAMFFGGLFAYDLVAGFEDLPETEQGNRCPDYCFYLAETLLVIDHQKKYTRIQASLFTPSVAEKNRLEHRITQLQQQMTEAPPALPVQRVEKMTCDVNQTDDQYGAVVRQMQKAIRAGEIFQVVPSRRFSLPCPSPLAAYDVLKKSNPSPYMFFMQDNDFTLFGASPESSLKYDATSRQIEIYPIAGTRPRGRRADGSLDRDLDSRIELEMRTDHKELSEHLMLVDLARNDLARICTPGSRYVADLTKVDRYSFVMHLVSRVVGELRSDLDVLHAYRACMNMGTLSGAPKVRAMQLIAGAEGRRRGSYGGAVGYFTAHGDLDTCIVIRSAYVEDGIATVQAGAGIVLDSVPQSEADETRSKARAVLRAIATAHHAQEIF, encoded by the coding sequence ATGCAAACAGCCAAACCACACCTCGAATTGCTAACCCGCGAGGCGGCCTATCGCCACAACCCCACCGCGCTGTTTCATCAGGTGTGCGGTGCTCGCCCGGCAACGCTGCTGCTTGAATCTGCGGATATCGACAGCAAAGACGATCTCAAGAGCCTGCTGCTGGTTGACAGCGCGTTGCGCATTACCGCTTTAGGTGACACTGTCACCATTAAGGCACTGTCAGAAAATGGCGAGTCGCTGCTGCCGCTGTTGGATGCCGCCCTGCCTGCAGGAATTGAAAATGAACGTCATCCGGAAATGCGGGTTCTGCATTTCCCGCCGGTCAGCCAGTTGCTGGATGAAGACGCACGTCTCTGTTCTCTGTCCGTTTTCGATGCTTTCCGCCTGCTGCAAAACCTGGTGTCCGTACCGGAAAATGAGCGTGAGGCGATGTTCTTCGGCGGGTTGTTTGCGTATGACCTGGTCGCGGGTTTTGAAGATTTGCCGGAAACAGAACAAGGCAACCGCTGCCCGGACTACTGCTTCTATCTGGCGGAAACCTTGCTGGTGATCGACCATCAGAAAAAATATACCCGCATTCAGGCGAGCCTGTTCACGCCTTCTGTGGCAGAGAAAAATCGCCTTGAACATCGCATCACCCAGCTGCAGCAGCAAATGACCGAAGCGCCGCCTGCGCTTCCAGTGCAGCGCGTGGAGAAGATGACGTGCGACGTCAACCAGACTGACGATCAGTACGGCGCCGTTGTTCGCCAGATGCAAAAAGCGATTCGTGCCGGTGAAATTTTCCAGGTTGTACCTTCCCGTCGCTTCTCTTTGCCTTGCCCGTCTCCGCTGGCGGCCTACGATGTGCTGAAGAAAAGCAACCCGAGTCCGTACATGTTCTTTATGCAGGACAACGATTTCACCCTGTTTGGCGCGTCACCAGAAAGCTCACTGAAATACGATGCCACCAGCCGCCAGATTGAGATCTACCCTATTGCCGGGACGCGTCCGCGCGGTCGTCGTGCTGATGGTTCACTGGATCGCGATCTCGACAGCCGCATCGAACTCGAAATGCGTACCGACCACAAGGAGCTTTCCGAGCACCTGATGCTGGTCGATCTGGCGCGTAACGACCTGGCGCGCATTTGTACTCCGGGCAGCCGTTACGTCGCTGACCTCACCAAAGTCGACCGTTATTCATTTGTGATGCACCTGGTGTCCCGAGTGGTCGGTGAACTGCGCAGCGACCTCGACGTGCTGCACGCCTATCGCGCCTGCATGAACATGGGGACCCTGAGCGGTGCGCCAAAAGTCCGCGCCATGCAGTTGATTGCCGGTGCCGAAGGCCGTCGTCGCGGTAGCTACGGCGGCGCAGTGGGTTACTTCACCGCCCACGGCGATCTCGATACCTGCATCGTTATCCGCTCTGCGTATGTGGAAGATGGCATTGCCACCGTCCAGGCAGGCGCTGGCATTGTTCTTGATTCTGTTCCGCAGTCTGAAGCTGACGAAACACGCAGTAAAGCGCGTGCGGTACTTCGCGCCATTGCTACCGCACACCATGCACAGGAGATTTTCTGA
- a CDS encoding DUF1345 domain-containing protein, which translates to MLFSVRSYFHGRMRLMLAILAGVTCFVALPPDLGYLQRLLIGWNVLAWLYLCFMWFRMLRTDVRDIPHIAKMQDESAGLVLGMVIIGCLASILAILIELTSLKHLTGSPRVLHLLLTGTTLAVSWALLPTSFAMHYAHHHYLHRTKDVIPMIFPEKPEEPGYWDFLYFSFTIAVASQTADVATGTTDMRQITLLQSVISFVFNLAILGLSVNVGAGLLS; encoded by the coding sequence ATGCTCTTTTCTGTCAGATCTTATTTTCACGGGCGCATGCGGTTAATGCTCGCCATTTTGGCCGGAGTAACCTGCTTTGTAGCCCTTCCCCCTGATCTGGGATATCTGCAACGGCTGCTGATAGGCTGGAATGTGCTGGCGTGGCTATATCTGTGCTTTATGTGGTTTCGTATGTTACGTACTGATGTGCGGGATATTCCGCATATTGCCAAAATGCAGGATGAGAGCGCGGGGCTGGTGCTGGGCATGGTGATAATCGGCTGCCTGGCCAGCATTCTGGCGATCCTCATTGAGCTAACCTCACTCAAGCACCTCACCGGATCGCCGCGCGTGCTGCATCTGCTGTTGACGGGCACCACGCTGGCCGTTTCCTGGGCCTTACTGCCCACCTCATTTGCGATGCATTACGCTCACCACCATTACCTGCACCGAACTAAAGACGTCATACCCATGATTTTTCCAGAAAAACCGGAGGAACCCGGTTACTGGGATTTTCTTTATTTTTCGTTCACCATCGCGGTAGCGTCACAAACTGCCGATGTGGCGACCGGTACCACCGACATGCGGCAAATTACGTTGCTCCAGTCGGTGATTTCTTTTGTTTTCAATCTGGCGATTCTGGGTCTGTCAGTAAACGTTGGAGCCGGGCTACTGAGCTAA